TTCCTGTGAATGATGTTTATAATGTAATTCCATTACACCGATCGCGATGCTGATGACAGGGCTTTCGGGGTAACCTATGTTCCGGAGGTCTTTACCTCTCAGTTTTAATTTTGCCATTCGTTTGTTGTTGTAACGTACCGGCACAAATACAGGGCCGGCATCTTCAATGTTGTCTGTTTTAATTCAGGGAAATGCATGAGAGCGGCGGGGGACGGGCAACAAAAAGGTCCGGCTCATGATGGCCGGACCAGATCATTTTTATTCGTTCACTACTGTTACATAGTAACGGGAATAACCTGCCCGGACCCGCGTGGATCAAGATTGCGTCTGCCTGAATCTATGCTGTTCCGGAGCATTGTTATCAATTTAAAAGTTTAGAAAATAAAGCATACACGGGCGGCTGAATTGCAATACAACCCATGCATAGCTGTTTAGGATGCAAGCGCTTCCGTTTCCTCATACTGCAATTCCAGTTTCTGCATCTGGCGGATGTGGCGTTGGATATGCTTTGTGAGGAAATATATGTACTGGTAAACATCCAGTTTACCGAGATTATTTACGCTCATATTGATGCTTACCAGGCGGCCTTCGCCGTTTTTAAGCAGGGACAGGTTGTACACGCACTGTGCATACTGTTGTTTCAGCAGCGCCCTTACTTCGGACATCGCCTGCAGGCCGGTGGGCTCCATATGTTCGGGCCGTACCCATTGGAAGGTACCATCGCTGATCACATCGATCTCTCGAAACTTATCTTCATAGTTGGGCGGTGGCATCACGATCAGGCCATTTACACGGCGGTCCAGTGCGCGACGGGTGCTTTTGTTAATAATCAGGAGCAAAAAGTAGTTGGCTAAACTAATGTGCTCCAGTACTTCCCTGGCGTTCCAGTGGTCTAACGTGGGTTTGAAGTGCAGCAGGGAGTGATCTTTATCGAACCATTGGTCGATTTCCCTAAAGTTTTCTACCAGGGCCTCTCTTACAAGTTGTACTACATTTCTCATGGGCTCAAGTTTTGGGGGCAAGCCACTTCTCAAATAATTAAAAGTGCGTACCGGTTAATATAAATTACTGTTCCATCCTATGTTTCAGCTGGCCTCTAAAAGAAAAAACCCGGCCAACTTTATCAGCGGACCGGGTATTTTATCATTATAAACAATTTGTTTATACTATAACATACCTCTCCCGCCTGGTTTTATAAGCAAAAACCTGCTTACACATCTTTCGACATGCACTCTGCGACAGCGTAATAATCATCTTCTCTTTCATCATCACTTATAAAGAAAAAGGTCCCGCGTTTCCTGCGGGACCTTCTTGTTATATCTTAAAGTAAGTTTGTATTATTTACCTTTATAACATGCCCGCATTTCTACCGCCAGCTTCATTTGCTTGCGGGAAATAACCTGCTTCATATATTGACAATTGTGTAACACTTCTTTTTGCTCTATTCTATTTAACTCTACAACAAAGATATATTGATTTTTTTACTCTGCATAATTTTCCAGGTAAAAAAATTATTAATTCAAAAAAATTACTAAACATCTTTAGAACTGAACAGGTTACGCTTTCTTCAGCAGTAACTTTGCATCCTGGAAAGCCAGCGCCGCATCGATCACTTTCACCAAATCGCCCCACTGTGCTGCCTTTTCGAAGGCATGCTTATACGTTTTTTTGATATTAAGTGTCAGCTTCCCGCCGTTTACCGCCCCGTTCACCACGAAGGAAGCGGCGTCCGTATCCACGTTTTGCTGCAGTTTATCGAGCCCCTCCACCGTGTAACCGGCCGGGATTTGTATATCTATACTATACTCGAACGACCTGGCGAAGGGCATGTATACATCCACTTTACGATCGCGCTGCGATGGTTTAAGGGTCAGCTGGCCGCCGATGAGTTTACCGGCATCGAGGATGTAATTGTTACCGGCACGTTTCACCAGACCTTCCAATGAGAAGCGGGTGGTGTATACAAAGTCGGGCTTTGCATGCTGTAACCCCATCTTCGTAATACCAAACTTGCTTACTTCTTTAGGCTCCACATCAAAAGTGCCTTTTATTTCTCCCTTGAAGATGTCTTTCCAGTCTTTACGCGCCTTCGCAAATGCATTCGCGTACTCTTCCGCCAGCGACTTGTTACGGCGACTGTCTGCAAATTCCTCCATGAACGACGTTTTCACGCCCATGTTCTTCCGTTCTTCCTCGTAATATTCTTCGAACAGCAGCAGCGATTGCTGGTCGTCGTGTTTAAGATGACCTTTCACCGTAGTAGTGCGGTCGATATTGAGCAGTTGCATATTATCATCCAGGCTGATGCTCATTTTTTCCAGTTTCGCATTTTCCGCAGGTGTGGTCTGGGGCAGATCTACCTGGTCGGCAAACCCATCTTCCCTGCGCACTTTGGCGCCCTCTACCACGTACGCATGCTGGCCTTCGAATTCGGACGCGATGTACGACGCGTTGGTGAACATGCCTTCCACACTGATGAACAGGGGATCCTTCTCCCTCGTTTTCAACATCCATTCGTAGTCGCCGGGGAGCATCACTTCGTCCTGGTCAGGACCGTACTTGGAAGTTACCAGTACGAAGTCGGTAGGAATATCATTCTTTACGAGGATGTAATTCAGGTACAACAAAAAGCGGCGTTGGTTGAGGGTGCTGTAGTTACGGCCCTGGCCCACCAATATCTTATCGCCTGCATTCACACGGTACAGTGCCAGGTAGCGAATCGCATAGTAGGCAAAAGTAACGATGTCGCGGTCGGTGGCGTCGCGGTTGGCTTTTTTGTAGTTCGCGATCAGCTCTTTGGTATCACCCAGGAACGGAACGGTCGCATAACTGGTGCCGGAGCGGCTGCCGAGTACGTGTTTAGTTGCCGCTTCACGGGTACGGAAGGTGGCCGGATTTTTCATCACCGTGCCTTTGGTAGGGCCGCCCAATGAAGGATCGTTGATCTCTACGAGGTTCATGCGGATCAGCGGCACCTGGCGTATGGGCGACATCCACAGGCTCATGGGCAGCGCGGGGATGTTGCGTACGAGCATGTCCAGTTCCACGGTGCCATCGGCATATTTCCTTTTAAACTCCGGCGCGCCGTTGCTGGAGCGATATTGCGTCACGAAACGATCGGCCACTTCGGTGTGAATGGAGTACGACAGGATAGGCTTATCATCCCCCAGCACGAACGTTTCCGGCAGGAAGGTCTGGTAACCTTCCAGCACCTGTTCCATACACACGAAGTAATCGATAATATCGCCTACCTGCAGATCAGAGATAGCCAGCTTACGCTGCTTGTCTGTTTTATCGTCGGTAGTGGCCACGGCATCGTCGGCGTTCACGTATTTAACAGCGCCATCAGGTTTGATGATGCGCACGCCCAGCACACGGGTTTCCGTAACGGGATACGACATCAGGGAGCGGCTGAATTGCTGGTAGTTGAACTCGGAGTATTCTTCCAGCGCAGCCTTGTCATTGATCTTCACCATTTCACGCACGATGCGGGTGTACTCCCGTTTACGTTTGCGGCCGGAGGCGCTGATGTCGATGTGCCTGGCCATCACTACGCCCGACTCTTTGTTCATGCTGTCGGGCACGGTGCGGTTCTTGAAGGCGGGCAGCGACCAGCCCCATACTTCGGCGCGTATTTCTTCGGCGCGTTCTTTATACTTTGCGTCCTGCCGGCTTTGTGCATGTACCGCGGCGGCACAGAAAACTACGAGCATAGCTGCCAGGAGAGAGTATCTTATCTTCATGAGAAAGGATTTATGAGCTTTGGTCATGGAAGTTGAGCGCTGCGGCGATGACCATCAGCGTTTCCATGCAGCGGCTATTTTTTTGTAAACGAGATTTGCTGGAGATAGTTTTTGGCAAGCAGTTTTACATCGTCGTTCCATTGACCAAAAGCAGTTTTGGGCAGATGGGTATTTTTGATGATCAGCTCCTTGCGGTACAAGATCTTGTTGGCCTTCACCTCATAACTCACCGAGAAGTCGTAGTTATCGCGCGACACCTTCATGCCTTTAGGCAGTTCACTTACCTTTAATTCATCGGGCAGCTGTAATTCCGTTTCATGAACCAGCTTACGTTTGAAGCTGAATAGCAGGTCGGTTTTACGTTTCGTCGTATCGATGTTAAGGTCATTCATTTCTTTGCGGAAGTCGAGTTCGAGGTACAGATCATTGCCAAAACCCGTGATGGCGTTTTTGTACTGCACATCATACTTCATGGTTAAATCGTTATTCCAGTCGTGGAGGCTGGACGTTTGCAGGTTATTGATCGCACATTGGGTTTTACCTTCTGACAGGTAGCTTTGCAATGCGTCCTGCAGTTTTTCTTTTTTAATGCCGTGGATCTGTGTAAGCAGGAACTCTGTACTTTCGCCGGTGTAGCGGTGTTCTGTAATACCGGCAAGATCATTACCGTCGATGCGCAGCACGCGTTTTTCATACTCGGCGTTCTGCTCGCTAGTGGCCAGGGGAATACGTTCGATAAAGTACTTATCACCATCTTCCACCATCACCTGGCGGCCCTGGATGCGTTCTGCGTATTTGTTAAAACCGATGTAGCTTTCTGTTGCGTCGAGGAAGTACAATTTTCCTTCATGCTTCACGCCGCAGATCATGTGGTTGTCTACGGAGAGTGAGGGGATGGAGTAATCGTAAGCGATGTGGTTTGTGCCGATCCAGCAGAGGCGGGCATCATAGCCGAGAGACTTCAGCAATTCCTTGGTGAGGTTCGCCATGCCTTTACAGTCGCCATACTTCTTTTGCAACACCTCCTGCGCCTTTGCCGGCCTGAAACCCGCGATGCCATCTTCGAAAGCGATGTAGCGGATGTTTTCCTGCACCCAGTTATACACCGCTTTGATCTTATCGATATCCGTGCTTGCGTTCTTCGTGATCGACTGCGCCAGTGGCTTGATGGTGGTAGCGTCGTTGCCGATCGTCTGCACAAGGCTGTGGTA
This genomic interval from Chitinophaga horti contains the following:
- a CDS encoding DinB family protein, coding for MRNVVQLVREALVENFREIDQWFDKDHSLLHFKPTLDHWNAREVLEHISLANYFLLLIINKSTRRALDRRVNGLIVMPPPNYEDKFREIDVISDGTFQWVRPEHMEPTGLQAMSEVRALLKQQYAQCVYNLSLLKNGEGRLVSINMSVNNLGKLDVYQYIYFLTKHIQRHIRQMQKLELQYEETEALAS
- a CDS encoding DUF3857 domain-containing protein, with protein sequence MKIRYSLLAAMLVVFCAAAVHAQSRQDAKYKERAEEIRAEVWGWSLPAFKNRTVPDSMNKESGVVMARHIDISASGRKRKREYTRIVREMVKINDKAALEEYSEFNYQQFSRSLMSYPVTETRVLGVRIIKPDGAVKYVNADDAVATTDDKTDKQRKLAISDLQVGDIIDYFVCMEQVLEGYQTFLPETFVLGDDKPILSYSIHTEVADRFVTQYRSSNGAPEFKRKYADGTVELDMLVRNIPALPMSLWMSPIRQVPLIRMNLVEINDPSLGGPTKGTVMKNPATFRTREAATKHVLGSRSGTSYATVPFLGDTKELIANYKKANRDATDRDIVTFAYYAIRYLALYRVNAGDKILVGQGRNYSTLNQRRFLLYLNYILVKNDIPTDFVLVTSKYGPDQDEVMLPGDYEWMLKTREKDPLFISVEGMFTNASYIASEFEGQHAYVVEGAKVRREDGFADQVDLPQTTPAENAKLEKMSISLDDNMQLLNIDRTTTVKGHLKHDDQQSLLLFEEYYEEERKNMGVKTSFMEEFADSRRNKSLAEEYANAFAKARKDWKDIFKGEIKGTFDVEPKEVSKFGITKMGLQHAKPDFVYTTRFSLEGLVKRAGNNYILDAGKLIGGQLTLKPSQRDRKVDVYMPFARSFEYSIDIQIPAGYTVEGLDKLQQNVDTDAASFVVNGAVNGGKLTLNIKKTYKHAFEKAAQWGDLVKVIDAALAFQDAKLLLKKA
- a CDS encoding transglutaminase-like domain-containing protein, with amino-acid sequence MNTYPNCLRKWWMFACIAMFPLHLCAQDDDDRNITIREMKQRYEFITGDKDNPVKVRENAHTVYRCNEYRGAVRVAEFYDDKSTIDDIRIYVNNEKAKYIKPEYRYYEVEDFFFSDMHVATFVLPLEKKGTESYFDLVRTTHDPRYLTSVYFHEGYYQDLKEIAFAVPRWMHVDIKEMNFAGFQVKKTVEYDKKTDADIYVYTMTNLPARADESMSRGPSYIYPHLLVCSKYAAPKTGRVNFFNSVDDLYAWYHSLVQTIGNDATTIKPLAQSITKNASTDIDKIKAVYNWVQENIRYIAFEDGIAGFRPAKAQEVLQKKYGDCKGMANLTKELLKSLGYDARLCWIGTNHIAYDYSIPSLSVDNHMICGVKHEGKLYFLDATESYIGFNKYAERIQGRQVMVEDGDKYFIERIPLATSEQNAEYEKRVLRIDGNDLAGITEHRYTGESTEFLLTQIHGIKKEKLQDALQSYLSEGKTQCAINNLQTSSLHDWNNDLTMKYDVQYKNAITGFGNDLYLELDFRKEMNDLNIDTTKRKTDLLFSFKRKLVHETELQLPDELKVSELPKGMKVSRDNYDFSVSYEVKANKILYRKELIIKNTHLPKTAFGQWNDDVKLLAKNYLQQISFTKK